One region of Opitutaceae bacterium genomic DNA includes:
- a CDS encoding sulfatase yields MMSIRFAAFFLFSAVLASAAGSRPNILFIFSDDHGSQAISAYGEKRHLINTPNIDRIASEGIRFDRCLVTNSLCGPSRATVLTGKYSHLNGFYNNTNSRFDGSQPTFPKLLRAAGYQTALFGKWHLVSDPTGFDFWEILPDQGQYYNPPMIRNGKKVTLPGYVTDIIADESIAWLKGRDKTKPFLLMVQNKAPHGEWAPALRDLDWDHGRVYPEPDTRFDAYDNDRGLAWRDQDMNLAKTFSERLAKLITPPYLNAEQRAVWDAYFGPRSAAFRKANPTGRDLVRWRYQSYMHDYLGTVKGIDDNVGRLLAALEKEGLADNTIVVYASDQGFFLGEHGWYDKRWVLEESVRTPLVLRWPGTVKPGSTNGDMVSLLDVAQTFLEAAGVPAPSDMQGRSFVPLLRGEHPADWRKSFYYHFYEFPKPNRVRPHEAIITQRYKLAHYHGDVDDWELYDLQRNPEETRNYFHDPEYRQVIQDLRTELDRLRLVYHVPKTAPRSAYGNEAFPGEKRR; encoded by the coding sequence ATGATGAGCATCCGTTTCGCCGCCTTTTTTCTCTTCTCCGCAGTTCTTGCATCAGCCGCGGGCTCCCGGCCCAACATCCTCTTCATCTTTTCCGATGACCACGGATCGCAGGCAATCAGCGCCTACGGCGAGAAGCGCCACCTGATAAACACACCGAACATCGATCGCATCGCCAGCGAAGGCATCCGCTTCGATCGCTGTCTCGTCACCAATTCACTCTGCGGGCCGAGCCGGGCCACCGTGCTGACGGGAAAATACAGCCACCTCAACGGATTTTACAACAACACCAACAGCCGGTTCGACGGCAGCCAGCCCACCTTCCCCAAGCTGCTTCGCGCGGCCGGTTATCAGACGGCGCTCTTTGGCAAATGGCATCTTGTTTCAGATCCCACGGGGTTTGACTTTTGGGAGATCCTTCCCGACCAGGGCCAGTACTACAATCCGCCGATGATCCGCAATGGGAAGAAAGTCACGCTGCCGGGCTACGTGACGGACATCATCGCCGACGAGTCGATCGCCTGGCTCAAGGGTCGGGACAAGACGAAGCCGTTTCTTCTCATGGTTCAGAACAAGGCGCCCCATGGCGAATGGGCGCCGGCGCTGCGCGATCTCGATTGGGACCACGGGCGCGTGTATCCGGAACCGGATACACGCTTTGACGCCTATGACAACGACCGCGGGCTTGCCTGGCGCGATCAGGACATGAACCTCGCAAAGACGTTCAGCGAACGCCTGGCCAAGCTGATCACCCCTCCCTACCTGAACGCGGAACAGCGCGCGGTCTGGGACGCCTATTTCGGTCCGCGCAGCGCAGCCTTCCGCAAGGCGAATCCCACCGGCCGGGATCTGGTGCGCTGGAGGTACCAGAGCTACATGCATGACTACCTGGGCACGGTGAAGGGGATCGATGACAATGTCGGGCGCCTGCTGGCCGCCTTGGAGAAGGAAGGCCTGGCCGACAACACAATCGTCGTTTATGCGAGCGACCAGGGTTTTTTCCTCGGCGAACACGGCTGGTACGACAAACGCTGGGTGCTGGAGGAATCCGTGCGCACGCCGCTTGTGCTCCGCTGGCCCGGCACGGTCAAGCCCGGCAGCACCAATGGGGATATGGTCTCCTTGCTGGATGTCGCCCAGACATTCCTCGAAGCGGCCGGGGTGCCGGCGCCATCGGACATGCAGGGCCGCAGCTTTGTGCCGCTGTTGCGAGGCGAACACCCCGCAGACTGGCGCAAATCGTTCTACTATCATTTCTACGAGTTCCCGAAACCGAACCGAGTGCGACCGCATGAAGCCATCATCACTCAGCGTTACAAACTCGCCCACTACCATGGCGACGTCGACGACTGGGAACTCTACGATCTCCAGCGCAACCCTGAGGAAACCAGGAACTATTTTCATGATCCCGAGTACCGGCAGGTGATCCAAGACCTGCGGACCGAACTCGATCGCCTGCGGCTTGTTTACCACGTGCCGAAAACCGCCCCACGATCCGCGTACGGCAACGAGGCTTTCCCGGGAGAGAAGCGCAGGTAG
- a CDS encoding sulfatase-like hydrolase/transferase: MSPLASLPRLFVASLVFLTVAKIASSAAERPNIIWITNEDMSPNLGCYGDRTAHSPNIDAFARTAVRYTRAFSAAPVCSPSRATLITGVCANSLGNPHLRCEFSLPGGFESYAWQLRQAGYYTTNNVKTDYNLRDEAAYVHKWWNECSDQAHWRNRAPGQPFMAVFNIMDTHQSRTSAWPEKQFEREIGSQLAPGERANPATVNVPLFYPDTPASRKAMARYYDCIAVMDHKVGAILRELEADGLADDTIVFYYSDHGMGMPRGKRLLHDSGMHVPLLIHFPKKWAKFASGTPGGTVDRLVYFVDFAPTLLSLAGVPIPGHFQGTAFLGPKAGPARQYVFGARDRVDEAFDTARSVRDARWLYIRNFRPHLSWAPPESYSDTSPFRVELLAEAAAGRLGKGPTAWLAPTRPLEELYDTQADPYQLNNLAADPNQRAIVSRMRGALHDWLIEIRDATFVSEEEVMAHAGGGSPYTWVRQGDDYPLERILEVAGKVGDPKAVAAQRKWIGDKNSVVRYWAAVGFSANKDGARAAESQLLPLLKDPSAAVRIEAASALLATKDEKAAVQTLVHETLGTDLNAALHAARTLELAGEPARPFLSQLRPRYEVAKSRWQKVYLEYYISMALGSLITHLDSTPNH; encoded by the coding sequence ATGTCACCATTGGCATCCCTACCTCGACTGTTCGTCGCGTCACTCGTTTTCCTGACTGTCGCGAAGATTGCTTCATCCGCCGCGGAAAGGCCAAACATCATTTGGATCACGAACGAGGACATGAGTCCCAACCTTGGGTGCTACGGCGATCGCACTGCACACTCGCCAAATATCGACGCGTTTGCGAGGACCGCAGTGCGCTACACCCGGGCGTTTTCTGCGGCTCCCGTTTGCTCGCCGTCGCGAGCAACGCTCATCACCGGTGTTTGCGCCAACTCGCTCGGCAACCCCCACCTGCGCTGCGAGTTCTCGCTGCCCGGGGGATTCGAGAGCTATGCCTGGCAACTTCGCCAGGCCGGGTACTACACGACGAACAACGTGAAGACCGACTACAATCTCAGGGACGAGGCCGCCTATGTGCACAAATGGTGGAACGAATGCAGCGACCAGGCGCACTGGCGCAACCGCGCGCCCGGGCAGCCGTTCATGGCGGTCTTCAACATCATGGACACGCACCAGTCGCGCACAAGCGCCTGGCCGGAGAAGCAGTTTGAGCGTGAGATCGGCAGCCAGCTCGCTCCAGGGGAGCGGGCCAATCCCGCCACCGTCAATGTGCCGCTGTTCTATCCCGACACGCCCGCCTCAAGAAAGGCGATGGCGCGCTACTACGACTGCATCGCGGTCATGGATCACAAGGTCGGCGCGATCCTGCGGGAACTCGAGGCCGACGGACTCGCCGACGACACGATTGTGTTCTACTACTCCGATCACGGCATGGGAATGCCGCGCGGCAAACGGCTGCTGCACGACTCTGGCATGCATGTGCCGCTGCTCATCCATTTTCCAAAAAAGTGGGCGAAGTTCGCATCCGGAACTCCGGGTGGCACGGTCGATCGGCTGGTCTACTTTGTGGATTTCGCGCCGACACTGCTGAGTCTGGCCGGCGTGCCCATTCCCGGACACTTTCAGGGAACCGCATTTCTCGGACCCAAGGCGGGGCCCGCGCGACAGTATGTCTTTGGCGCGCGCGACAGAGTCGACGAAGCCTTCGACACCGCGCGTTCGGTGCGCGACGCGCGCTGGCTCTATATCCGGAACTTCCGCCCGCACCTTTCCTGGGCTCCTCCCGAGTCCTACTCCGACACAAGTCCCTTCCGCGTTGAACTGCTCGCCGAGGCCGCCGCCGGCCGCCTGGGCAAGGGTCCTACTGCATGGCTCGCCCCGACGCGGCCGCTGGAGGAACTCTACGACACCCAGGCCGATCCGTATCAGCTCAACAATCTCGCTGCCGATCCGAATCAGCGCGCGATCGTGTCCCGGATGCGCGGCGCGCTGCATGACTGGCTGATCGAGATTCGCGACGCGACGTTTGTCTCCGAAGAGGAGGTGATGGCTCATGCAGGAGGAGGTTCACCCTACACCTGGGTGCGCCAGGGCGATGACTACCCGCTCGAGCGCATACTGGAGGTCGCCGGGAAGGTCGGCGACCCAAAGGCGGTCGCCGCCCAGCGCAAATGGATTGGAGACAAGAACAGCGTCGTGCGCTACTGGGCGGCGGTCGGATTCTCCGCGAACAAGGACGGTGCACGGGCGGCTGAGAGCCAGCTGCTGCCGCTGCTCAAGGATCCCTCGGCCGCGGTGCGCATCGAGGCGGCGAGCGCACTGCTTGCGACCAAGGATGAGAAGGCCGCGGTCCAGACCCTCGTGCATGAAACCCTTGGCACCGATCTGAACGCGGCGCTGCATGCTGCGCGCACGCTGGAGCTTGCCGGCGAGCCGGCCCGTCCGTTCCTGTCACAGCTTCGCCCGCGTTATGAAGTGGCGAAGTCCCGGTGGCAGAAGGTCTATCTCGAGTACTACATTTCCATGGCGCTTGGATCGCTGATCACCCATCTCGACTCCACCCCGAACCATTAG
- a CDS encoding FecR domain-containing protein: MNDARKHSSTNAIEDQAAAWVLREDRGLSAVEQDELLHWLSLDSRHGESLSRQRQNWRRLDLLGQWKPEHSLRPNRDLLAPHESMRITPTRFPGRNAIFALAASVTIVFAGFALWLRLKPDGAAGNPSTIAAIETRSLPDGSHVELNRGAVLTAMYTATERNVRLEHGEAHFSVKKDAARPFIVSAGGVNVRAIGTAFNVRLGGRAVEVLVTEGRVRVDQREGPSGERMVVVPELERGERTVVPLEPAAAPQVAVVTPEEMDQFLAWQPRMLEFTSAPLRSVVAEFNRRNTPIHLLVMDSDLAEIEVSASLRSDNVEGFLRLLEAGFGVRVQRQGEIIRLNRP; encoded by the coding sequence ATGAACGACGCGCGAAAACACTCATCCACGAATGCGATCGAGGATCAGGCCGCCGCCTGGGTGCTCCGGGAGGATCGCGGTCTCTCCGCGGTGGAGCAGGACGAACTTCTGCACTGGCTCTCGCTCGATTCGCGCCACGGCGAGTCGCTTTCAAGGCAGCGCCAGAACTGGCGTCGCCTGGATCTGCTCGGCCAGTGGAAGCCCGAGCACAGTCTTCGGCCCAATCGTGACCTGCTGGCACCGCATGAATCCATGCGAATCACGCCTACACGATTCCCTGGGAGAAACGCGATTTTCGCGCTGGCTGCCTCAGTGACAATTGTGTTCGCCGGGTTTGCGCTTTGGCTGCGTTTGAAGCCAGACGGAGCCGCTGGCAATCCTTCAACAATCGCGGCCATTGAGACGCGCTCACTGCCGGACGGCTCCCATGTTGAACTCAATCGAGGCGCGGTGCTCACCGCAATGTACACGGCAACTGAGCGAAACGTGCGGCTCGAGCACGGCGAGGCGCATTTCAGCGTCAAAAAGGATGCAGCGCGGCCCTTCATTGTTTCCGCAGGCGGCGTGAACGTGCGTGCAATCGGGACGGCCTTCAATGTCCGCCTCGGGGGGCGGGCGGTGGAAGTCCTGGTGACCGAAGGCCGCGTGCGCGTCGATCAACGCGAAGGCCCATCCGGCGAAAGGATGGTTGTCGTCCCGGAGCTTGAGCGGGGTGAGCGCACAGTCGTCCCGCTTGAGCCTGCGGCGGCACCGCAGGTCGCCGTCGTGACGCCTGAGGAAATGGACCAGTTTCTTGCCTGGCAACCCCGCATGCTGGAATTCACATCGGCACCACTCCGCAGCGTGGTTGCTGAATTCAACCGCCGCAACACGCCTATTCACCTGCTGGTCATGGATTCCGATCTGGCCGAGATCGAGGTGAGCGCCTCACTGCGCTCGGACAATGTGGAGGGCTTTCTCCGGCTGCTCGAAGCGGGCTTCGGCGTGCGGGTGCAGCGGCAGGGAGAGATAATTCGCCTGAACCGACCCTGA
- a CDS encoding TonB-dependent receptor: MRSLPLALLHRARSLRAAFLIASLTIYADAFAASQGKITFDLPAGEASQTLKQFAQQAQREILFPVQPVGGVQTNDVHGEFSVGEALDRLLSGTELTALVDTKTGAIVIKRVSSPNAPSRPAEREAAQGAETRPSRGAAGTNELRVVKLEKLEVTGTRLHGLLAGATAQPVLSLNSRDIDRTGAQSLGDLFRYIPQVSSFTLGQSVTRPSGFAQAVGGPPIPNYNALNNGASGRVTATLRGTAGDGTLLLVDGVRVPKNNQASGGDGYDLNGIPLAAIDRVEVLLDGASSIYGADAIGGVINIILKKNYRGSELRLGYENTFDRDAGVRTASITHGFGSGRLRGLATLSYEDSNSMALRDRALTASSDRRPFGGQDLRGTIVGGAGRVSRTGTVPLPGLTATSAAVPSGTSGTGLTVANYASSGPIPEPGDLAQFQDYSSEYTRKSAVIKLSYDFAKYLEAYTHVRAGQNRNELAPQPIQASLTIPAGYPGNPFGIPILLSKYLYDIAPVRTSINDSFLATLGVRGQLPRDWHYDASISFVRGHTRADASAGPSITAALFNAAVAAGQTPNLFYDSTRIPNPNAPGVIESLTTPARDEEVTEDWIYSAQLDGPVFTLPAGKIVVAGGVEFREEYTDFPLRSATDNVSARASNQEVRAFFSEVNVPVFAPAQKLPLLDQLNLSGSFRREAYTSGGSSSNPRGGVAFRPIKWLLLRGSYGTGFKVPTLLQTNQPVLSSTFRFSGSVDPLRGNEPQTSFITRTTGGNPNLRPEKSENTSFGFVLEAPMVKGLSFSVDWFDNKFIDRITLPAFEQMLQHFPERVTRGPNRPGDQAGWPGPVTAIDYRNVNLAYSEVSGCDVSAKYDRTTPLGEVLVNLTVTKYAKNVFVAAPNAPPSSNVNTDSLPVQVSGAAFLNRGAWGTGALATYRAASRFLPTVTATPSAIRWDWQFSYDFDKSAWLKTHGAGWLGRALKGVKASLTVFNVFNTEPPLDYLYLPDNTTLDARLRRYGLSLRKQF; this comes from the coding sequence ATGAGATCCCTTCCCCTTGCCTTGCTCCATCGCGCAAGATCATTGCGCGCCGCCTTCCTCATTGCCTCGCTGACAATCTACGCAGACGCGTTTGCCGCATCCCAGGGAAAGATCACTTTTGATCTGCCGGCAGGCGAGGCAAGCCAGACACTCAAACAGTTCGCGCAGCAGGCCCAGCGGGAGATTCTGTTTCCCGTCCAGCCCGTGGGCGGTGTGCAGACCAACGACGTCCACGGGGAGTTCAGCGTAGGCGAGGCGCTCGACCGGCTGCTCAGTGGCACGGAGCTGACGGCGCTAGTGGACACCAAGACGGGTGCGATTGTCATCAAGCGCGTGTCGAGCCCAAACGCCCCAAGCCGCCCCGCTGAGCGCGAGGCGGCGCAAGGTGCGGAGACTCGTCCATCACGGGGTGCCGCCGGCACGAACGAGTTGCGCGTCGTAAAACTCGAAAAACTCGAGGTCACAGGCACACGACTGCATGGACTCCTTGCCGGAGCGACGGCGCAGCCCGTGCTGTCCCTGAACAGCCGCGACATTGACCGGACCGGCGCGCAGTCACTCGGAGACCTCTTCCGCTATATTCCCCAAGTGTCCAGTTTCACGCTCGGTCAGTCGGTGACCCGCCCCAGCGGCTTTGCTCAAGCGGTTGGCGGCCCTCCGATTCCGAACTACAACGCCTTGAACAATGGTGCATCCGGTCGCGTAACCGCCACATTGCGAGGTACTGCCGGTGACGGCACACTGCTGCTTGTCGACGGCGTACGTGTGCCAAAGAACAACCAGGCCAGCGGCGGGGATGGATACGACCTGAATGGCATTCCCCTGGCAGCCATCGACCGCGTCGAGGTTCTCCTCGATGGCGCCAGTTCCATCTATGGTGCGGACGCCATCGGCGGGGTCATCAACATCATCCTGAAGAAGAACTATCGGGGAAGCGAGCTGCGCCTGGGTTATGAGAACACCTTCGACCGCGACGCCGGTGTGCGCACGGCAAGCATCACCCACGGTTTCGGCAGCGGCAGGCTGCGCGGCCTCGCAACCCTCTCCTACGAGGACTCCAACAGCATGGCGTTGCGCGATCGTGCCCTCACAGCGAGTTCTGACCGAAGGCCTTTCGGAGGGCAGGATCTGCGCGGAACCATTGTTGGTGGAGCCGGACGGGTGTCGCGCACCGGGACCGTTCCACTGCCGGGCTTGACCGCCACATCTGCCGCTGTGCCCTCCGGAACTTCCGGCACAGGTTTGACGGTGGCAAACTATGCCAGCTCCGGCCCCATACCCGAGCCCGGTGATCTGGCGCAGTTTCAAGACTACAGCTCCGAGTACACCCGCAAGAGCGCCGTGATCAAACTGAGTTATGACTTCGCGAAATACCTGGAAGCCTACACCCATGTGCGCGCGGGACAGAACCGCAATGAACTCGCCCCCCAGCCCATTCAGGCGAGCCTTACCATTCCCGCTGGCTACCCCGGAAATCCGTTTGGCATACCGATCCTACTTTCGAAGTACCTCTACGACATCGCGCCCGTGCGGACATCAATCAATGATTCGTTCCTGGCGACACTGGGCGTGCGAGGTCAGCTTCCGCGGGACTGGCACTATGATGCCTCCATCAGCTTTGTCCGTGGGCACACCAGAGCTGATGCATCCGCCGGACCGTCAATCACAGCCGCGTTGTTCAATGCGGCTGTTGCCGCGGGACAGACTCCGAATCTCTTCTACGACAGCACGCGCATTCCGAATCCGAACGCCCCCGGAGTGATCGAATCCCTCACGACCCCGGCGCGCGACGAGGAGGTCACGGAGGATTGGATTTACTCGGCCCAGCTCGATGGCCCGGTCTTCACATTGCCCGCCGGCAAGATCGTCGTCGCCGGAGGTGTTGAATTTCGTGAGGAATACACGGACTTCCCCCTGCGCTCCGCCACCGACAATGTTTCGGCGCGAGCTTCAAACCAGGAGGTGAGGGCCTTCTTCAGTGAGGTAAACGTGCCTGTTTTTGCTCCAGCACAGAAGCTGCCTCTCCTCGACCAACTGAACCTCTCGGGATCGTTCCGGCGCGAAGCGTACACTTCCGGCGGAAGCTCCTCGAATCCCCGGGGGGGCGTGGCCTTTCGTCCCATTAAATGGCTCCTGCTGCGAGGCAGCTACGGCACGGGCTTCAAGGTGCCAACCCTGCTGCAGACCAACCAGCCGGTTCTCTCCAGTACATTTCGCTTTTCAGGCAGCGTTGATCCCCTCCGTGGCAACGAGCCTCAAACCTCCTTCATAACCCGCACCACGGGAGGCAATCCCAACCTTCGTCCGGAGAAGTCCGAAAACACCAGCTTCGGTTTCGTCCTGGAGGCGCCGATGGTCAAGGGGTTGTCCTTCTCCGTTGACTGGTTCGACAACAAGTTCATCGACCGCATCACGCTACCCGCATTTGAACAAATGCTCCAGCACTTCCCGGAGCGCGTGACCCGCGGCCCCAACCGACCCGGAGACCAGGCAGGCTGGCCCGGCCCGGTGACGGCCATAGACTACCGCAATGTAAACCTCGCTTACAGCGAGGTGAGCGGCTGTGACGTGAGTGCGAAGTACGACCGCACAACTCCGCTGGGAGAGGTGCTCGTCAATCTCACCGTCACAAAATATGCGAAGAATGTTTTCGTCGCGGCGCCCAACGCTCCTCCTTCCTCCAATGTGAACACGGACAGCCTGCCAGTTCAGGTGAGCGGCGCAGCGTTCCTGAACCGTGGCGCCTGGGGAACCGGCGCACTCGCCACCTATCGCGCTGCCAGTCGCTTCCTGCCCACCGTCACCGCCACGCCCTCCGCGATTCGCTGGGACTGGCAGTTCAGCTACGACTTCGACAAATCGGCCTGGCTGAAGACGCACGGGGCCGGATGGCTCGGGAGAGCTCTCAAAGGCGTCAAGGCCAGCCTGACTGTCTTCAACGTATTCAACACGGAGCCGCCGCTCGACTACCTCTATCTGCCGGACAACACCACGCTCGACGCGCGCCTGCGTCGCTACGGCCTCTCACTGCGCAAACAATTCTGA
- a CDS encoding sigma-70 family RNA polymerase sigma factor, with protein MPPQDPEEAEWFAAELRPHEPMLRAWLRSHFRAADQIDDVIQEAYLRVLRARAQGEVRAPKAFLFVTARNLMLMHLRHCEVTRIDPLTERDFEGILDDRADVAAEVARSQELEMLTQAIQSLPTRCRQILTLRKIYGLSQKEVAAELGISEHTVEAQGTIALRKLGEFFAGRGIAPPPR; from the coding sequence GTGCCACCGCAAGATCCAGAAGAGGCTGAATGGTTTGCCGCTGAACTCCGGCCGCACGAGCCAATGCTGCGCGCCTGGCTCCGATCGCATTTCCGCGCGGCTGATCAGATCGATGATGTGATCCAGGAGGCCTATCTGCGTGTTCTCCGGGCACGCGCGCAGGGGGAGGTGCGCGCGCCCAAGGCCTTTCTTTTCGTCACGGCGCGCAACCTCATGCTCATGCACCTTCGGCACTGCGAGGTCACCCGAATAGATCCTTTAACGGAACGGGACTTCGAGGGCATCTTGGATGACAGGGCCGACGTCGCCGCCGAGGTGGCTCGCTCCCAGGAACTCGAAATGCTCACCCAAGCCATCCAATCACTCCCGACGCGCTGCCGCCAGATCCTCACGCTGCGGAAGATTTATGGGCTTTCGCAGAAGGAGGTCGCTGCGGAGCTCGGCATTTCCGAGCATACCGTCGAAGCGCAGGGCACGATCGCGCTGCGCAAACTCGGCGAGTTTTTCGCCGGCCGCGGCATCGCCCCCCCACCCCGATGA
- a CDS encoding redoxin domain-containing protein encodes MKSLACCLLCLTFACVSAAVAADAAGELTALKALVSEKPPAGFSSNSARFRWNLERGNAIAAAAENFMTNHPTDPRRWEAAVILLSRTRAFVKAIDEAKLDQTRPGTVVMGSITYDHEAQADWRRRMEELDTQCAAATDMTAEVRKEYELGAVIRHMTSAGMIGAGARVSPGKPATKVDPAESAALLAKLHAELDHVIAAYPDDPLTTSAFDRFVNLYRRSGASIERVNALLESYVDAPSEGIRNIVEAGLTLQKAQMQPLDWKFTAADGRQVDLTQLRGKVVLIDFWATWCKPCIAEIPNIVATYQKFHERGFEVVGISLEQAGVTPETGADAAQMKLAAARRKLLDFTAKHGMPWPQYFDGSGWKNPYTAKYGIRGIPRMFLLDREGKVVTMDARGPKLETELKRLLNR; translated from the coding sequence ATGAAATCCCTTGCCTGCTGTCTGCTCTGTCTGACCTTCGCATGCGTCAGTGCGGCCGTTGCCGCTGATGCCGCCGGAGAGCTTACTGCTCTCAAGGCACTGGTGTCCGAAAAACCCCCTGCCGGTTTTTCCAGCAATTCGGCCCGGTTCCGCTGGAATCTCGAACGTGGCAACGCCATCGCAGCCGCCGCCGAAAACTTCATGACCAATCATCCCACCGACCCCCGTCGCTGGGAGGCTGCGGTCATCCTGCTCTCGCGGACCCGTGCATTCGTCAAGGCCATTGACGAGGCCAAGCTCGACCAGACCAGGCCTGGAACCGTGGTCATGGGTTCCATCACCTACGACCATGAAGCCCAGGCGGACTGGCGCCGGCGTATGGAGGAGCTGGACACCCAGTGTGCTGCAGCCACTGACATGACAGCAGAAGTCCGCAAGGAATACGAACTGGGCGCAGTCATACGGCACATGACCTCAGCCGGAATGATCGGCGCGGGCGCCAGAGTGAGCCCCGGAAAGCCTGCGACCAAGGTGGACCCGGCCGAATCTGCCGCGCTTCTCGCAAAGCTGCACGCTGAACTCGACCATGTCATTGCCGCCTATCCGGATGACCCGCTCACGACCTCGGCTTTCGACCGCTTCGTCAACCTGTACCGACGCTCGGGCGCCTCGATCGAAAGGGTCAACGCGCTGCTGGAATCCTATGTCGACGCACCCAGCGAGGGCATCCGCAACATCGTCGAAGCAGGCCTGACTTTGCAGAAGGCTCAGATGCAGCCGCTCGACTGGAAATTCACCGCAGCCGACGGCCGCCAAGTCGATCTAACCCAGCTCCGCGGCAAGGTTGTACTGATCGATTTCTGGGCCACCTGGTGCAAACCCTGCATTGCCGAAATCCCGAACATCGTCGCCACCTATCAGAAGTTTCATGAGCGCGGATTTGAGGTTGTTGGAATTTCCCTCGAGCAGGCCGGAGTGACGCCTGAGACTGGCGCTGATGCGGCCCAGATGAAGCTGGCGGCGGCGCGCCGCAAGCTTCTGGATTTCACGGCGAAGCACGGCATGCCGTGGCCCCAGTATTTTGACGGCAGTGGATGGAAAAATCCATACACTGCAAAATACGGCATTCGTGGAATCCCCCGAATGTTCCTGCTCGATCGTGAAGGCAAGGTTGTGACCATGGACGCCCGGGGACCGAAGCTCGAAACCGAGCTCAAGCGACTGTTGAACCGCTGA
- a CDS encoding TlpA family protein disulfide reductase, which yields MHALRILAAAAMLLSANLRAETEADRDFAAYNASKRIMTPPEYKDMTAGERALWRDREMVRLAKAGLALFEKHPDDPRRWDLVVYLGYLKPGFIKSVGPDYDTMKSKAFVYDDAAKAAWAAKETELWNAMRAASDRTPLADEELAWGSFATDFRAQAARAKRGEAVDWVPFRRRLAAHVEKFVSMNETLTRRARDFLSALAAFAPDAAAIEWRNLADHSPNAALRALAAEESSRMAALVRPIEIKFTAIDGQVVDLNALRGKVVLVDFWATWCGPCKAEIPNIKGVYAEYHDKGFEIIGISLENASLKPEDTAEQAAAKHEKARKILADFTAKEGMSWPQYYDGMYWKNAISTRFNITGIPAMFLINQEGRVVSTNARGPSLEAQVKQLLKL from the coding sequence GTGCACGCTCTACGCATTCTGGCCGCGGCAGCCATGCTCCTTTCCGCCAACCTCCGCGCTGAGACGGAGGCCGATCGCGACTTTGCAGCCTACAACGCCAGCAAACGCATCATGACTCCACCGGAGTACAAGGACATGACTGCGGGTGAGCGCGCCCTGTGGCGCGACAGGGAGATGGTTCGACTCGCAAAAGCGGGCCTCGCTCTTTTCGAAAAGCACCCCGACGACCCTCGGCGATGGGACTTGGTTGTATACCTTGGCTACCTCAAGCCGGGGTTCATCAAGTCGGTCGGGCCGGACTACGACACCATGAAGTCCAAGGCGTTTGTCTACGACGATGCGGCGAAGGCGGCGTGGGCAGCGAAGGAAACGGAACTTTGGAATGCGATGCGGGCAGCCTCGGATCGCACCCCGCTGGCGGACGAGGAACTCGCTTGGGGATCCTTCGCAACGGATTTCCGAGCCCAGGCGGCACGTGCAAAAAGGGGAGAAGCGGTGGATTGGGTGCCTTTTCGGAGGAGACTGGCCGCGCATGTCGAAAAATTTGTGAGCATGAATGAAACACTCACACGACGCGCTCGCGATTTTCTGAGTGCGCTGGCTGCCTTCGCTCCAGATGCCGCGGCGATTGAGTGGCGCAATCTGGCTGACCACTCGCCCAATGCCGCACTGCGCGCACTCGCCGCTGAGGAATCAAGCAGGATGGCCGCACTTGTCAGGCCGATTGAAATCAAGTTCACCGCGATTGACGGCCAGGTGGTGGATTTGAACGCGCTGCGCGGCAAGGTCGTCCTGGTCGACTTCTGGGCCACTTGGTGTGGGCCGTGCAAGGCAGAGATCCCCAACATCAAGGGAGTCTATGCCGAATACCACGACAAGGGCTTCGAGATCATCGGCATCTCCCTGGAAAACGCATCGCTCAAACCCGAGGACACTGCTGAGCAAGCTGCGGCCAAACACGAGAAGGCCAGAAAGATCCTCGCTGATTTCACCGCGAAAGAGGGCATGTCCTGGCCACAATACTATGACGGCATGTACTGGAAAAATGCCATCTCCACACGTTTCAACATCACCGGCATTCCCGCCATGTTCCTCATCAATCAAGAGGGAAGGGTCGTGTCCACAAATGCGCGTGGTCCGTCCCTCGAGGCTCAGGTGAAGCAATTGCTCAAGCTCTAG